The sequence TCGCTGACGTTCATCGATACCGACTTCCCGCTGTTCCGGCTGGGTGAAATGTACCTCATCTATGCCGAAGCCGTGCTGCGCGGCGGTGCGGGCGGCGACGTACCCACGGCGCTCAACTACGTGAACCTGCTGCGTACCCGCGCCAAAGCAACGCCGGTATCGAGCCTCAATCTCGATCAGGTCTTGCAGGAACGGGGCCGAGAATTGTATTGGGAAGGCCTGCGCCGCTCGGACCTGATCCGGTACGGCCGGTTTACGGATAACACCTACGTGTGGCCGTGGAAAGGCGGCGTCGCCAATGGCCGTGGCGTCGATGCGAAGTACAACCTGTACCCCATCCCCGCCTCGGATCTGGTTGCCAACCCCAACCTGAAACAGAATACCGGCTACTAATCGCGTTTGGTGTTTGGCGTTACGAGGTTGTAACGCCAAACACCAGATCTTAGACCTCAAACGAAGTTAAAACCATGTTTAGATCATTACAGAAGATAGCCCTGTTTGGCGTTGCCATTGGGCTTCTGACGGCCTGCCAGAAGGAAGGGGAGCAGGTCGTGTTGCCCGATGCGCCGAGTGCCAGCATTACGGCCACGCCCAGTTCCATGACCGTGGCACCTGACCGCACGAACCTGACGGGCACCGCGCTGACGATGCGCTGGAACGCGGTAAACTACGGCGCTACCGTTCCCGTTCGCTATGTCGTGCAGTTCGATAAGAAAGGAGGCAATTTTGCCGCCCCGGCCGAGATTTCAGCCGCCAACAGCACCAGTGTGGCCATTAGCAGCGCCGATATGAACAAAGCGCTGGTTCAGCTAGGCATTGCGCCCGGCACAACGGGGCAGGTCGATGCACGCGTGAAGTCAGAAATCGTCACCATTCCGGATCGAGCCAATGTGAAGGCGTCTTACTCGCCCACCCTGACCCTGACGGGCACGGCGTTCACCAACACAACGTACCTGTACGTACCTGGCGACTACCAGGGCTGGGCCCCCGACAAAGCCCCCCGGCTGACCTCGCCCAACGGCGATGGTATGTATG comes from Fibrella aestuarina BUZ 2 and encodes:
- a CDS encoding SusE domain-containing protein, producing MFRSLQKIALFGVAIGLLTACQKEGEQVVLPDAPSASITATPSSMTVAPDRTNLTGTALTMRWNAVNYGATVPVRYVVQFDKKGGNFAAPAEISAANSTSVAISSADMNKALVQLGIAPGTTGQVDARVKSEIVTIPDRANVKASYSPTLTLTGTAFTNTTYLYVPGDYQGWAPDKAPRLTSPNGDGMYEGYVYFSKASPFKLTSAPDWNHTNYGTGGTGKLSTTGDNLTITEAGYYRIEVDQNKLTWKATKTQWGVIGAATPKGWDASTPMTFDPTTNTWKVDVALKADELKFRANDAWDINLGDNKPANGFLTYGGENIKVATAGTYTLTLNLNEYGKYTYSLTKK